A genomic region of Catalinimonas niigatensis contains the following coding sequences:
- a CDS encoding serine hydrolase domain-containing protein → MKHNLFLVLCFFLAFTASAQTKSLQKSPPLSEASPASVGMSAERLARIDAMCQQAVKEGNVPGIVALVARKGKIVYHKAFGMADSPSGRAMKKDDIFRIASQSKAITSTAVMMLWEEGHFQLDDPISKYIPEFKEPQLLKSFKYSDTTFTTEPASREITIRHLLTHTSGLGYGMIDGDERFKMMYQKAGVMDLFTTEDISIEQSVKRLATLPLHHNPGDAYTYSEGLDVLGYFIEVISGMPFDQFLRERLFDPLGMEDTWFYLPENKASRLVAVQRKEGERWTTYPVTFYDPQYPVKGAKTFFSGGAGLSSTTKDYATFLQMYLNEGELNGVRILSRTTIQSIMGNQIGDLWAGTGRHYGLAFGVLTEEGQAKGGSGSVGTFDWGGYFNTQYFADPEEDLIGIIMKQTQGPTNDQTGWKFRLLTGQAIDD, encoded by the coding sequence ATGAAACACAACCTATTTCTTGTACTATGCTTTTTCCTTGCTTTTACGGCAAGTGCTCAAACCAAATCCCTGCAAAAATCCCCTCCTCTTTCCGAAGCCTCACCTGCCAGCGTTGGCATGTCAGCGGAACGTCTGGCCAGGATAGATGCCATGTGTCAGCAAGCTGTGAAAGAGGGTAATGTGCCAGGCATTGTGGCGCTGGTAGCCCGCAAAGGGAAGATCGTGTACCATAAAGCCTTTGGTATGGCAGATAGCCCATCGGGCCGAGCAATGAAAAAGGACGATATTTTTCGTATTGCTTCCCAAAGCAAGGCGATTACTTCTACTGCTGTCATGATGCTCTGGGAAGAAGGCCACTTCCAGTTGGATGATCCTATCTCCAAATACATCCCCGAATTCAAAGAGCCTCAGCTACTGAAAAGTTTTAAATACAGCGACACTACTTTTACTACCGAACCTGCCTCCAGAGAGATCACCATCCGCCATCTGCTCACCCACACTTCAGGCTTGGGTTATGGTATGATTGACGGTGATGAACGTTTTAAAATGATGTACCAGAAAGCGGGTGTCATGGACCTGTTTACTACCGAAGACATTAGCATAGAACAGAGTGTAAAGCGACTGGCCACGCTCCCACTTCATCATAATCCCGGCGATGCCTATACCTATAGCGAAGGACTGGATGTGCTGGGTTATTTTATAGAAGTCATCTCAGGAATGCCTTTTGATCAGTTTCTACGTGAGCGTCTCTTTGATCCGCTGGGCATGGAGGATACCTGGTTTTACCTGCCTGAAAACAAGGCCAGTCGTCTGGTAGCGGTACAAAGAAAAGAAGGAGAGCGTTGGACTACCTATCCGGTCACCTTTTATGACCCTCAGTATCCTGTAAAAGGTGCTAAAACCTTCTTCTCAGGAGGAGCAGGGCTTTCCAGCACCACCAAAGATTATGCGACTTTTCTTCAAATGTATCTCAACGAAGGTGAACTAAATGGCGTGCGCATCCTCAGTCGCACTACCATACAATCTATAATGGGCAACCAGATCGGTGATTTGTGGGCAGGCACCGGCCGCCACTATGGGCTTGCCTTTGGGGTACTTACTGAAGAAGGTCAGGCAAAAGGTGGTAGTGGCAGCGTCGGCACTTTTGACTGGGGCGGCTATTTCAATACGCAGTATTTTGCTGATCCTGAAGAAGATCTAATCGGCATCATTATGAAGCAAACGCAAGGGCCTACTAACGATCAAACCGGCTGGAAATTTCGTCTACTGACAGGTCAGGCAATAGATGATTAG
- the fucP gene encoding L-fucose:H+ symporter permease: MSNQSKTPLLPFVLITSLFLMWGLANNMTDTLLAAFKKIMSMSDFQTSWIQIAFYGSYFCLALPAAILIKKFTYKTGVLLGLGMFIAGSLLFYPASQTMVYGHFLAALFILAGGLSILETSSNPYIIAMGPEQTGTRRLNLAQSFNPIGSIIGVLLSKVFILSELNAASAETRAGMSSEELKNIQAGELSAVMGPYVGVAILLLGLWLTIALVKMPKASDEDERLNLIPTFKRLIKNSNYVWGVVAQFFYVGAQIGVWSYTIRYVMLELQVDEDEAASYYLAALVLFTISRFICTALMKIIKPGNLLALLSLLAVVCTFLVVVGSGYVGVYALVGISGCMSLMFPTIYGLAVRGLGDDTKLGGSGLIMAILGGAVITSVQGQVSDMTGSIHLAYLVPLFCFLIVAIYGRLARKKANQEAQYSG, translated from the coding sequence ATGAGCAACCAATCTAAAACCCCTCTACTCCCTTTTGTCTTAATCACCAGCCTGTTTCTGATGTGGGGTCTGGCCAATAATATGACAGATACCCTGTTGGCAGCCTTCAAAAAGATTATGAGCATGTCAGACTTCCAGACCAGCTGGATACAAATTGCCTTCTATGGCTCTTACTTCTGTCTGGCTCTTCCGGCAGCAATCCTGATCAAGAAATTCACTTACAAGACAGGTGTGCTTTTAGGCTTGGGGATGTTTATTGCCGGTTCACTCTTATTTTATCCGGCCAGCCAGACGATGGTATACGGGCACTTTCTGGCCGCCCTCTTCATTTTGGCAGGCGGGTTGTCCATTCTTGAAACTTCTTCTAATCCCTACATCATTGCCATGGGGCCTGAGCAAACGGGAACCCGCCGACTCAATCTGGCGCAGTCATTTAACCCCATTGGTTCTATCATAGGAGTATTACTGAGCAAAGTATTCATCCTATCGGAGTTGAATGCCGCCAGTGCAGAAACCAGGGCAGGTATGAGTTCTGAAGAACTGAAAAATATTCAGGCGGGAGAGCTGTCAGCGGTGATGGGGCCTTATGTAGGAGTAGCGATTCTTCTGTTAGGACTCTGGCTGACCATAGCGTTAGTCAAAATGCCCAAAGCTTCGGATGAAGATGAGCGTTTGAACTTAATCCCTACTTTTAAGCGCCTGATCAAAAATTCTAACTATGTATGGGGTGTGGTAGCTCAGTTTTTTTATGTAGGTGCCCAGATCGGCGTCTGGTCGTATACCATACGCTATGTGATGCTGGAACTACAAGTGGATGAAGATGAGGCTGCTTCTTACTATCTGGCAGCATTAGTACTGTTTACCATTAGCCGTTTTATCTGTACGGCACTGATGAAAATTATTAAGCCGGGCAATCTGCTGGCCTTACTTTCCCTTCTGGCTGTGGTTTGTACTTTTCTGGTAGTAGTAGGCAGTGGATATGTGGGTGTCTATGCACTGGTAGGTATTTCCGGCTGTATGTCCTTGATGTTCCCTACCATTTATGGTTTGGCAGTCAGAGGTTTGGGTGATGATACCAAGCTGGGTGGTTCCGGACTAATCATGGCTATTCTGGGAGGGGCAGTGATTACTTCTGTTCAGGGACAAGTTTCGGATATGACAGGTAGCATCCATCTTGCTTATCTGGTACCGCTTTTCTGCTTTCTGATCGTAGCCATTTACGGTAGGTTAGCCCGAAAAAAAGCCAACCAGGAAGCGCAGTACAGTGGATAA
- a CDS encoding aldo/keto reductase yields the protein MIHTDITATASGTYTLGSDITINRLGYGAMRITCEGIWGPPKDKAEAIRVLQATQDLGINFIDTADSYGPYVSEELIAEALHPYPKGLLIATKGGLERTGPNQWPVNGRPEHLEEALKGSLKRLKLERVDLYQLHRFDEKVPADEFLSKLKDLQQQGFIRHLGLSEVNVDQIKQAQKYFEVVSVQNKFSLTDRQWQQEVEWTQEQGIAFIPWYPLDSGAVDNDTLQAVAKKHDATVYQIALAWLLAHSDNILPIPGTSSVKHLQENTQAAHIELDKEDMEQLSNI from the coding sequence ATGATTCATACAGATATTACTGCTACCGCGTCCGGCACTTATACTTTGGGTAGTGACATCACCATCAACCGATTAGGCTACGGTGCTATGCGTATCACTTGCGAAGGCATTTGGGGGCCTCCCAAAGACAAAGCTGAGGCTATCCGCGTGCTGCAGGCCACTCAGGATTTAGGAATTAACTTTATTGATACGGCTGACAGCTACGGTCCCTACGTTTCTGAGGAATTGATTGCCGAAGCTTTGCATCCTTACCCCAAAGGATTACTGATTGCTACCAAGGGAGGGCTGGAGCGTACCGGCCCTAACCAGTGGCCTGTAAATGGACGTCCCGAACATCTGGAAGAAGCCCTGAAAGGAAGTCTGAAACGCCTGAAACTGGAACGCGTTGACCTTTATCAACTGCATCGCTTTGATGAGAAAGTACCTGCCGATGAATTTCTTAGTAAATTGAAGGACCTGCAACAGCAGGGTTTTATCAGACATCTGGGCTTGTCAGAAGTAAATGTAGACCAGATCAAACAGGCGCAGAAATATTTTGAGGTAGTGAGTGTGCAGAATAAGTTTAGCCTGACCGACCGTCAGTGGCAGCAGGAAGTGGAGTGGACCCAAGAGCAAGGTATCGCTTTCATTCCCTGGTATCCACTGGATTCCGGTGCGGTAGACAACGATACTTTACAAGCAGTTGCCAAAAAGCATGATGCTACTGTGTATCAGATTGCCCTGGCCTGGCTGTTGGCCCACAGTGACAATATTCTACCTATTCCTGGAACCAGCTCAGTAAAGCATTTACAGGAAAACACACAGGCTGCTCATATCGAGCTTGATAAGGAGGATATGGAACAGTTGAGTAACATATAA
- a CDS encoding neutral/alkaline non-lysosomal ceramidase N-terminal domain-containing protein, producing the protein MKILKKIIRALLIFLLVLSTLALLCIAPIDDTPYQEQAYYEATLQALDSLEKTLAKEETDTVQAGWSEKNITPQKPVSLMGYGWKGDYERVHDSLQVRAVVFSNNVQSVAWLSYDLMVLHPDLVHAIRQAVDTAQLPVRNLYFTAVHTHNGFGEWAKGLGGKLIAGGYNEDLVKFIVEQTLRAIREAYADRQPVKVGYGEFAVPELINNRLVKGGEVDSYLRAIKLEQNSGITALLCTYAAHATFLNSKRMDLSADYPSALVEMLEKHAEIDFAAFAAGAVGSHSPLKEGEFSYEKMDSYATQLAKPLLQSLDSIPTYYTTQLRYADIPFHLGESQLKLSPHWRVRPWLFSAVMGNINPQITGIRLGDVMMVGTPADYSGMLYKQLHAEDIHLVVSSFNGSYIGYVIPDTYYDQEHREARELNWFGPFTGSYMTEVMNKFIRIVGDGP; encoded by the coding sequence TTGAAGATACTAAAGAAAATCATCCGTGCTTTACTCATTTTTTTGCTGGTGTTGTCTACCCTTGCATTATTATGTATCGCCCCTATTGATGACACACCTTATCAGGAACAAGCGTATTACGAAGCCACTTTACAGGCACTGGATAGTTTAGAGAAAACCTTGGCTAAGGAAGAAACAGACACCGTACAGGCAGGGTGGAGCGAGAAAAACATTACTCCTCAAAAGCCAGTCAGTCTGATGGGTTATGGATGGAAAGGAGATTATGAAAGAGTACATGACTCTCTCCAGGTAAGGGCAGTCGTTTTTTCAAACAATGTGCAGTCCGTAGCCTGGCTAAGCTATGACTTGATGGTCTTACATCCTGATCTGGTCCATGCCATACGTCAGGCAGTGGATACTGCGCAATTGCCTGTCCGTAATCTCTATTTTACTGCCGTACATACGCACAATGGCTTTGGCGAGTGGGCCAAAGGCTTGGGTGGAAAACTCATAGCAGGAGGCTATAATGAGGACCTGGTAAAATTTATCGTGGAACAAACCCTGCGTGCGATACGAGAGGCTTATGCTGATCGTCAACCTGTAAAAGTAGGTTACGGTGAATTTGCTGTACCTGAGTTGATAAATAATCGCCTGGTAAAAGGAGGGGAGGTAGATTCTTATCTAAGAGCGATTAAACTGGAACAGAATTCTGGAATTACCGCCCTGCTTTGCACTTATGCTGCGCACGCTACCTTTCTTAACAGCAAAAGAATGGATCTCTCAGCAGACTATCCGTCAGCATTGGTAGAGATGCTGGAAAAGCATGCTGAAATAGATTTTGCTGCTTTTGCCGCGGGTGCGGTGGGTAGCCATAGCCCATTGAAGGAAGGTGAGTTTTCTTATGAGAAAATGGATAGCTATGCAACACAACTGGCCAAGCCTCTTTTACAAAGTTTAGATAGTATACCTACCTATTATACTACCCAACTGAGGTATGCGGATATACCTTTTCATCTGGGAGAATCCCAACTAAAACTTAGTCCCCACTGGAGAGTGCGACCCTGGCTTTTTAGTGCGGTGATGGGTAACATAAATCCTCAGATTACGGGGATAAGGTTGGGTGATGTAATGATGGTAGGCACTCCGGCAGACTATTCAGGCATGCTGTACAAACAGTTACATGCTGAAGACATTCACCTTGTTGTCAGCAGTTTCAACGGTAGTTACATCGGCTATGTAATTCCTGATACCTATTATGATCAGGAGCATCGGGAAGCTCGGGAGTTGAACTGGTTTGGCCCCTTCACCGGAAGTTATATGACAGAAGTTATGAACAAATTTATCCGGATAGTAGGAGATGGGCCGTAA